The window CAAAACTCTTATATGACAATATAAAACCAGGAGTTGATCCATTAGGCCCTGAAAATGTTTTAGTTTTTGCATCAAGCGCTTTTGGTGGAACAATAGTCCCTGTTGGTACAAAACACGGAGTAGCATCTAAATCACCACTTACAGGATTCCTTGGAGATTCTTTGTCATCAAGTTATTGGTCCCAAGTAATAAAAAGAGCTGGATATGATGGGATTGTTATAAAAGGAAAAAGTAAAGAACCAATATATCTTTTCATTGATGATGATGATGTTCACTTTAAAAATGCTGAGTATCTTGCTGGATTAGGTTGCTTTGAAACAGAGGAAAGAATAAGAGGTGAAATAGGAGATCAAAATGTAAGAGTAAGTTCCATCGGATTAGCAGGAGAAAATCTTGTTAGGTTTGCTTGTATCTCTAATGATAGAGGAAGAAAAGCGGGAAGAACAGGTCAGGGAGCAGTAATGGGGTCAAAGAATTTAAAAGCTATTGCAATAAGAGGGTCAAAACCTATAAATGTAGCTAATCCAGAAGAACTATCTAAAAAGTGTTTTGATCTCATGAAAATAGCACAGGGAACTCCAACTGAAAAATATAGAGTTCTTGGTACTCCCGCAAATGTACTTGTTATGAATAGATTGGCAACTTTACCTACTAGAAATTTCCAGTCAGCAACCTTTGAAAAAGCAGAGTTGGTAAGTGGTGAATATCTGCATGAACATTATGTAGAAAAAACTGTGGCATGTTCTGGATGTCCCATAGCTTGTGAACATATTGCCAAGGTTGAGGATGGACCTTATAAAGGTGCAAGAACCAAAATGGAATATGAATCTCTTTTTGCTTTAGGACCATGTTGTGGTATCGATTATATGCCAGCAATTATCAAAGCTTGTGAATTATGTGACACTTATGGAATGGATACTATGAGTACTGGTGTAACAGTTGCGTGGGCTATGGAATGTTATGAGAAAGGGATATTTACCAAAAAAGATGTAGGTGGATTAGATTTAAAGTTTGGAAATCATGAAGCCTATACAAAATTAATTGAGAAGATTGCCAAGAGAGAGGGAATTGGTGACCTTTTGGCAGAGGGAGTTAAGAGAGCTTCAGAAAAAATTGGTAAGGGCTCCAAGCATTTTGCAATGCATGTGAAAGGCTTGGAATGTGCAGGATATGACCCAAGAGGACTTAAAACTTTTGCTTTAGGATGTGCTGTAGGTACAAGAGGTCCTTGTCATAATAGATCCGGAGCTTATGAAGCTGATATAAAAGGATGGACAGATAGATTCACATATGATAAAGAAAAAGGGAAATATGCTGCAGAAAGAGAAAATTATGCAGCTACTTTTGATTCAATTGTACTCTGTAAATTCATAAGAGGATGTTTCGAGGATTATTATAAGGAGGCAAGCGATTTATATACTCTTACAACAGGTATAGAGATGACACCAGATGAGTTGGAGAAGACTGGAGAAAGAATAT of the Actinomycetota bacterium genome contains:
- a CDS encoding aldehyde ferredoxin oxidoreductase family protein, whose product is MHSYSGRILHIDLSTKETSVQTVSEEFLKKYLGGVGLASKLLYDNIKPGVDPLGPENVLVFASSAFGGTIVPVGTKHGVASKSPLTGFLGDSLSSSYWSQVIKRAGYDGIVIKGKSKEPIYLFIDDDDVHFKNAEYLAGLGCFETEERIRGEIGDQNVRVSSIGLAGENLVRFACISNDRGRKAGRTGQGAVMGSKNLKAIAIRGSKPINVANPEELSKKCFDLMKIAQGTPTEKYRVLGTPANVLVMNRLATLPTRNFQSATFEKAELVSGEYLHEHYVEKTVACSGCPIACEHIAKVEDGPYKGARTKMEYESLFALGPCCGIDYMPAIIKACELCDTYGMDTMSTGVTVAWAMECYEKGIFTKKDVGGLDLKFGNHEAYTKLIEKIAKREGIGDLLAEGVKRASEKIGKGSKHFAMHVKGLECAGYDPRGLKTFALGCAVGTRGPCHNRSGAYEADIKGWTDRFTYDKEKGKYAAERENYAATFDSIVLCKFIRGCFEDYYKEASDLYTLTTGIEMTPDELEKTGERIWNLKKAFNIREGWTRKDDTLPPRIMKDPIPEGVAKGHLIEKKNLEFLKDAYYKARGWTKEGMIPKEKLIELGLDDIAEEVGV